A window of Solanum stenotomum isolate F172 chromosome 3, ASM1918654v1, whole genome shotgun sequence contains these coding sequences:
- the LOC125857520 gene encoding ycf20-like protein — protein MAYRMNAIMLQSLPAAENESFGQLFVISRSSSILDFSNRLEVTEQISKFGAKCMPSPNIRSWTRRHGSRIAFALDTGSIPSSDDQDGLNGDGRDLGGTRLGRIVGAGGRQFLEKLNSARKNFPMKVFLLLLGFYTANALATILGQTGDWDVLVAGVVVAAIEGIGMLMYKKPPSLPSRRLQSLISMVNYWKAGVILGLFVDAFKLGS, from the exons ATGGCTTATAGAATGAATGCAATCATGTTGCAGTCTTTGCCAGCAGCCGAGAATGAAAGCTTTGGACAATTGTTTGTAATTTCAAGAAGTTCATCTATCCTGGATTTCTCCAACAGACTAGAAGTAACTGAACAAATTTCGAAGTTTGGTGCAAAATGTATGCCATCTCCTAATATTAG GTCCTGGACAAGAAGACATGGTTCAAGAATAGCATTTGCTCTGGATACAGGAAGCATTCCCAGTAGTGATGATCAAGATGGCCTCAATGGTGATGGTCGTGATCTAGGTGGAACCCGTTTGGGGAGGATAGTAGGTGCTGGAGGCAGACAGTTCTTGGAGAAGCTTAATTCAGCTCGGAAAAATTTTCCTATGAAAGTATTTCTGCTTCTCTTAGGTTTTTATACGGCAAATGCCTTGGCTACAATCCTAGGACAGACTGGTGATTGGGATGTATTAGTAGCAGGAGTCGTTGTTGCTGCAATTGAGGGAATCGGAATGCTGATGTATAAAAAACCTCCTTCTCTTCCATCCAGGAGGTTGCAGTCTCTGATTTCAATGGTGAACTACTGGAAAGCAGGTGTTATTCTAGGTCTCTTTGTTGATGCTTTCAAACTAGGCAGTTGA